In the genome of Bacteroides mediterraneensis, the window TTTCACAATCTGGAGATTTGGGATTCAGCCTGATCCGTTATTGCAACTATTTCTTTGAAAACGTGCTTCCGAAATACGAAGCTGGCATGTATGACAGTGATTTGGCCAATGCCAAACATTACATTGGTGAAATGTATTTCATCCGGGCATGGGTTTATTTCTCACGTCTGAAAACTTATGGCGATTATCCGATTGTAACCGAGGTGGTAACGGATAACAAGGAAGATTTGATTGCCCATGGTACACGTATGCCGAGAAATGAAGTCGCAGATTTTATTCTCAGCGATTTGGACAAGGCCATCGGATTTTTACAGGACAAAGGCTTTGCAGCCAATAACCGTATTAATAAGCAGGTGGCACAACTTGTAAAGTCACGTGTCGCTTTGTATGAGGCTTCTTTTGAAACATACCATAAAGGTACTGGACGGGTACCGGGTGATGAAGGATGGCCAGGAGCAAAATTACATCCAAACTATCAGTTTGACGTGACAGCCCATGTCAAGAACTTACTGACTCAGGCTATGGAAGCTGCCAAACTTGTAGCTGACGGAGTTACATTGACAGAAAATACAGGTGTTCTTGACCAGGACCCGTTGGCTCCGACAACTGGATGGAACCCTTACTTTGAAATGTATAATAGCCAGGATTTGTCGGGCATCAGTGAAGTTCTGATGTGGAAGGCTTACGGAACAGTGGGTTCTTCAAATATTAATCACGGTGTTCCGGCTTATATCGTAACAGGTGGTTATAACGGTTTGTTGAAAGGATATATTGAAAGCTTCCTGATGGAGGATGGTTTGCCTATTTATGCTTCATCTTCAGAAAAGCCTTATATGGGTGATGAAACCTTGGACAACGTAAAGGCTAACCGTGATGGACGTTTGCAGCTGTTCGTTTTTGGAGAAAGCAATTATCTTCCGATTCTTTCAACTGGAAACGATGAAGTTCATACCTATCTTCCGGTATTGGCCCCGAAACGTGCAGGTGAAATGGGAGATATGACAGGTTACCGTATGCGTAAGGGAGAAAGCTTTGACAAGACTCAGAATGTATATGGTAAGGCTCAGTCTACAACCGGACAGATTTTGTTCCGTGGAGTAGAAGCTTACTTGAACTATATTGAAGCTCAGTATATGCGCGATGGAAAGATTGATGATACCTCTGAAAAATACTGGAAGGCTGTCCGTAAACGTGCTCATGTAGATTCGGATTATACCAAAACAATTGCTGCCACGGATATGAGCAAGGAAGCGAAAGGAGACTGGGGCGCATATTCACAGGGCAAATTGGTTGATGCGACTATTTATAATATTCGTCGTGAACGCCGTTGCGAATTTATTGGTGAAGGTATGCGTTGGGACGATTTGGTACGTTGGTCTTCAATGGATCAGTTGGTGAATAATAAGTTTATTCCTGAAGGATGTAATTTCTGGGCTAAAATGTATCAGACTGCCATTTATGATGGTGAAGGGTATGAAGCTACAAACGTCGTTACTTATATTGAAGGGCCGACGGATGCAAAAGCCAATATATCTTCACGTTCAGAAAGTACTTATATTCGTCCTTACAGAATTTTAAGTAACAATCCTGTATTTGATGGATATACTTGGATGAATGCACATTACAATTCTCCACTGCCGATTCGTGAGATTGAATTGCTTTCACCGGATGAATCAGTAGACACTTCTGTCCTTTATCAGACATGGGGTTGGCCTACAGTGCCGAATATGGAAGCAGAAAAATAAACTAAAAATTTGATATTCTTTGAGAGAGGTTGTTTCGAATTTACACAGAAACAACCTCTCTTGTCATTTTGTCCCTGTCCAATAAAGCCAATTAGACATAAAAAGTATTGCTCAACTATAACCTGCAGACACCTCATCTATACTACATTCCTACTTTTACAGCCATCCGAGAATAGTACATTCCTGATATAGTATATAGGCAAAAACAGATAAATTCAAATATAGCCACCAGCCGTCATTTGTTGGCACCGAAAAGAACTCTACACAAGAACGTGGAAGCCATAAACACATGACGGCTAAATAAAAGCACATAACAACAAGATGATTACAAGCATCGGAACCCTTTACATCGTATTCACCACCATATTTACATCATATCCAAAGGATTGCTGACTTATCCAGTAATTTTATCACTCGACAATAGGGTGGTTGCCCGCTAAAATGTATACTTTTACCCATAAATAAGAATTTGAGAGTGACTAAATTCTAAGGGATATGGACTGAGTTCGCAATTGAAATCAGTCCTATTTTTAGGCCTCCGCAAAATCTTTATCAAACAACAACGAGAAAGATATCACTTGCAGACTACCTTTACCTAACAAACTTTTACAAAACATATCACACTTACAAATTAAACCTCCAATAAAAGTCCTTACCTTTGCTAGAAAAATTATTCTGCCATGAAAAAAATTCTACTATTCTTTATCGGGAGCTTATTTTTAGTTTCTACCCTCCACGCCCAGCAGACCAACCTGCAACGGGCCGCAACCATTCTGCAATGGATGAAAGACACCCAATGCGACAGTATCTATGCCTGTTTCGATGCAAAAATGCAGCAGGCCATTTCCTCCTCGCAGTTAAAAGACATGTGGACACAGGTGGAGCAACAACTTGGCCCGCTAGAAAAAGAAAAAGAATGGAAACAGGATGCCATCGACGGTACGGTGGTCTACTATACTGATTTGAAATTCCAACGCGCTCCATTACGCTTTCTGGTAGCCTTCAATTCCGAAAACAAAGTGAGCGGACTCCGGTTGCTTCCGGTTCCTCCGGAAGAAAAGCCGTTGGTCGCTCCGTTTGACAGCACGCATCTGGAAGAATCACCCATTGAAGTGACTACCGGGAACTATAAACTCCCCGGCATCCTCACCCGTCCGAAAGGAAAGGCCCACCTTCCGATTGTCATCCTGGTACATGGTTCCGGGCCTCAAGACAGAGACGGAAGTATCGGTCCCAACAAAATTTACCGGGACATTGCCTGGGGACTAGCTGCAAAAGGTATAGCTGTACTTCGCTATGACAAACGTACGTATGTATATGGAAAATCCTCCGTTCCGGAAGGCAAAGAGATTACCCCCGATGAAGAAGTGGTAGAAGATGCGGTTTCAGCCTGCCAATTAGCGGCCTCCCTGCCGTTTATAGACAAACGGAAAGTCTTCCTGGCCGGACACAGCCTGGGAGGACTACTGGCCCCGCTTATTGCTACCCGTTGTCCGTCGGTCACCGGACTTATTCTGCTGGCCGCTCCTTCCCGCCCACAGGATGATATTCTTAAAGAGCAAATACGTTATTTGGGCTCATTGAACGGAAATACGGATGAAACGCTTCTTGCCCAACAATACCAGCAAATAAAAGCCGCTGCTCCCCAAATCTATTGGGACTATCTGGACAAGTACGCACCTGTCATGACTGCCTGTTCCTTGTCCATTCCCATGCTCTTCCTGCAAGGAGAACGAGATTATCAGGTAACGATGCAGGATTTTGCCATGTGGAAACTGGGAATGTTCGGCAAAACGAATGCCACGTTCCAGTCCTACCCCACCTTAAACCACTGTTTCATGGAAGGCACCGGTAAATCGACACCGATGGAATACAATCACCCTGCACGGGTATCCGGAAAAGTAATGGAAGATATAGCAAAATGGGTCACTCAAGAATGAATGACCCATTTTGCTATCTGTAAAACCGGATGATTTATTTTCCGGTTTTGATTTTATCCCATGACGGAGGAGTGACTCCCATCAAATTGCGGACAAAGAAATCATATCGTTTGTGTTCGCCAAAATCCTCTCCCATGGTATGGTGAGCACCCGGAATCACCACCAGTTCAAAATCCTTATTGGCTTTTACCAACGCATTGACCACCTGCATCGTAGAAGCCGGATCTACATTGTCGTCCAATTCGCCGACCACCAGCATCAGCGGACGAGTCAGCCGATAGGCATTGTCCACATTCGAACAAGCACTGTAAGACTCATCTACCGGATATCCCATCCAAAGTTCGTTCCACCAGATTTTATCCATCCGGTTGTCGTGACAACCACAAGCCGAATAAGCCGCCTTATAGAATTCTGGATGGAACAGCACGGCTCCTGTAGATTCCTGTCCGCCGGCTGAGCAACCAAAGATACCGACACGGTCAATATCCATATAAGGATATTTCTGTGCAGCAGCCTTAATCCAAGCAATGTGATCGGGCAGTCCGGCATCTTTCAGGTTTTTGTAGCACACTTCCTCAAATTCTTTGGAACGGAAAGAAGTGGTCATACCATCTACCTGTACTACGATAAATCCAAGCTCGGCCAAAGAAGTCATCCACCAGTTATAAGAAGAGAAAGTCTTCGGCACATACTGGTCGCCCGGACCGGAGTAGATGTACTCAATCACCGGATATTTCTTCGACGGATTGAAATTGGACGGACGGTAAATCACACCCCACATGTCGGTTTTTCCATCACGACCCTTGGCTGTAAACACTTCGGGGGCCTTCCATCCGTTAGCCAGCAATGCAGAAATGTCCGCCTTTTCCAGCTGCATACGGATTTTCCCATTCTTAGCCTCACGCAACACAGCTACCGGCGCCTGGTCTACCTTACTGTACACATCCACCAGATACTTATAGTCGGGCGAATACCAGCATTGGTGCATACCCTCTTCGGGAGTCAGTTCCACCAGATTGCTGCCGTCGAAGTTAATTCTGTAATAATGAATCAGATAAGGGTCTTCGTTCTTGTTCATGCCATTGGCAGAGAAATAAATCACCCCATTGGCCTCATCCACATACTGCACGCCGCGCACGTACCATTCACCCTTGGTAATCTGGTTCAACGGTTTCCCGGTAGCCCGGTCGTACATATACAAGTGATTGTAATTATCCCGCTCGCTCGACCAGATAATCCGTTTGCCATCGCTCAGATAATTCCGGTAAATACGGGGATAATTTACGTATTTCTCTTCTTTCTCTTCAATCAACGAACGGACCTTTCCATCGACTGCCGACATTTCCAACACCCGATACACCTTGTGTCCACGTTCGTTGTATTCAAAAGTAATGCCTTTGCTGTCTGCATTCCACATCGGAGCCGACAAATCATACTGGTGACTGAATAACTCTGTAGAAGGAATCAACCGACGACCAGATTCCACCTCAAAGATGCAAGGCACCTTGAAACGCAGCTCATCGCCCGGTTTGGCATATTCCTGCTTGTGCAGTTTAGGCTGTGACTGGTCGGCAGGAGAAGATTCCACATAATACACATAGCGCTTCTCTACCGGACGAATCCGACAAGATACTACCGACTTAGAGTCGGGCGACCACTGGATATAAGAAGAATAATAGTTGCTCAATGTACCGTCCTGGCTCAACTGTTTTTCCTTTCCAGTAGCCACTTCACGCGCATACACATTGTCATTCTTGATGAAGGCCACCCATTTGCCATCGGGAGATGTCACCGGACCTCCGTTTTTTTCATCGTCCACTTCCATCCAGTGGCGTTCTTTCCCACGGGGAGGAACCGCACCTTCATCGAGCAAACGGTTGTGCTTGATGCTGTAAGCCCAGAACTTTCCGTCAAGCTGGAAGCGCAGCGTATCAAGAGACGCATTCAACCGACAATCCTGAAGCGGAAGATGATACGCATCCACCTTCCGACCTGACTGTTCAGATAAAGCAGTAGCCATTTTCTGCTGGTCGAACAAGGCTGTCCGTTTAGCCGATGCCGCATCCACTTTCACATACTCGTTTCCTTTCTCAGTCTGACGCACATACCAAAAAGAAGAAGTATGTTCTACCCAATGTGGCACCACTCCTGCATAAAGCACCTGCTTCATACTGTATTTCTCCCGAAGCGCATAAGCCCGGTTATAATCTTCTACCGTGCCCTGTGCAAAAAGCGGCATACAAGCCGCACTTCCCAGCATGATGGACAAAAGTCCCGATTTCCATAAATTGTTTCCCATTGTGTTTTATTTTAAAAATCGGGACTTCAGATATTCTTTCTCGTATCCAAGAATATCCAAAGCCCCGAATCTGATTGCATTATTATCTATCAATTATCATGGTTATTTCACTTCCCATTCGTACAAGCCTGAAGAGTTCTTATCCGGCTGAACGACTTCCAGTTTTACAGCCTTGGTCTTTACCGGTTCAAACTCTACCGTGTTCGGATTGCCTTTCTTCACGCCATATTCCGAGATGTTCTGTACCGGAGTCCAGTTTCCGGAAGCATCTTTGTAATAAATCTTCCAAGCTTTCGGCACACGGCAACCTCCCCATGGTGCATCGTCAAACCAGTAAACCGTAGAGCTGGAAACTTCCATCTCTTCCGGGAATTCGTAAGAAATCCATTCCGTAGTACCTTCTTTCGGCCACCAGTGATAGTAAGGAATGGTACGGTCGTTTTCATCCTTCGGCACCAGCCCGTCGGTGATGGCAGACAAAGAAGTCACTTTATGGGATGCATCTATCTTACTCTTGGAAGCCAAGGTAGGAGTAGCTACCGGACGAGTGGCACTTACTTCATTCGGCAGCCATACCGCCATGTTACCGGCTCCACGGTGAGCCCATGCATAATACGGAATCATTGTCAGTGTATGATCTTTAGCCACCAGACGGCCCGACTCATCGTATTCCAAGGTCTGGGCCTGTGTCTTGATTTCGTTAATACCATACAGCAAATCCGGTTTTTCTACCACTTCGAACTTCGGCGTGCGGTTCATCAAGACACTCAGCACATCGAAGTCGTTGTCCGGCCATTCCGCACAATAGACAATCGGGCCACGTTCTACAGACACCCGGCCACGGTCAGCTTCCACTTTACCGTTGGCTCTAACCGTACGCACATTCATGTCGAAATGGATTTCCACCTTATCCCCCTTCTTCCATTTCCGGTCGATAGTGAGATATCCTTTCTCCAAATCCGACTTCACCTCTTGTCCGTTTACCTTTACACTATACTTCGGACGACTTCCGTCAGTATAAGTGTACAGGTCACTTGGAACCACCTGGTTACGTACCCATCCCGGGATACGAATCTTCATGGCAAACTGTCCAGCAGAATTGCGGTCTACGGCCAACGTGATGTCTCCGTTCCAAGGATAAGAAGTGGTCTGTGACAAGGTCACCTTCTTGCCGTTTACTTTCAGCGTGGCATTGTTGGCAATGAACAAGTTGACATACACATCCTTGTCCTTCACCGCATACACATAACCCGGTACAGACGGGATGAAACGGCAGATGTTAGACGGGCAGCAGGCACAACCGAACCAAGGCTGGCGCTGATGCTGTCCCATGGATTCCAACGGATTCGGATAGAAGAAAGCCCCTCCGTCTAATGATACGCCTGAAATCAGCCCGTTGTACAATGTACGTTCCAGCACATCATAATACTTGGAGTCCCCATGCAAGAGGAACAGACGGTAATTCATATACACGTTTCCGATAGCCGCACAAGTCTCACAGTAAGCCGACATGTTGGGAAGTTCATAATTCTTTCCGAAAGCCTCTCCATTGTTAGTGGCTCCAATACCACCGGTAATATACAATTTCTTGGAAACGATGTTCTCCCAAATGCGGTCGATGGCATGCACATACGCTGTGTCTCCCGTCAAAGCAGCCACATCGGCCATACCGGAATACATGTAAGCCGCACGAACGGCATGACCTACTGCCTCATCCTGTTCAATCACCGGCTTATGAGCCTGACTGTATTCATCCCGGCGGGAAGTGTAGCCACGTTTGTCCAAGAAGAATTTAGCTTCATCCAGATATTTCTGGTCACCTGTCACCAGATACAGTTTGGCCAACGCCATTTCAGCAATCTGATGCCCCGGTACACGCACCTGCTGTCCCGGCTTGTCACCGATTTCCCGGCAGACACAGTCTGCATAACGAATTGCGATATCCAGGAAGTTGCGCTGTCCCGTAGCCTGATAATGTGCAATGGCTCCTTCAATCATGTGTCCCAGGTTATAGAACTCATGACTCAGCTCCTCCACCTTTTCCCAGCGTTTGCTACCCGCCCATTCATGCGGATGTTTGGGGTTCATGGTACGTGCCGTGTACAGATAACCGTCGGGCTCCTGTGCAGCTGCCACAATCACCAGTACACTGTCGATGTACTTCTTCAATTTCTCATCCGGATACGTCTGAAGCAGATAACTTGCTCCCTCAATAGTTTTGTATACATCCGTATCATCAAACGAATACCCTGTCACCTTGTTGTTTTCACTCGGGTGAGCAGCCATTTCAAAGTTCTTGTAACGTCCGGTTTCTTCACATTTGCTGAAAGCCAACGGAATCGTTACCTCACGGCTAGCCTTCAAACGCTGTCCCCAAAAAGAATCCGTCAGTTTTACCGAAGTAAACGGAACCGGATCAATCGGATAGCCATGTGCCGGAGTTTTCTTCTGTGCGTACGCCCCGCCTCCAATCAACGAAAAGAGCAGAGCTGAAATCACTAGTTTTTTCATGGTTTCATTGTTTATTTATAGGTTCTTGTTTTTCATTTATTTTCCAATGGGAGAGCTTCATCCCAAATATTCAACGCATGCACATAACCGCTGAACGGCCAGTTGCCTTCCGCATTCTGTCCCAAAGTTACAAATTGTATCGGTTTTATCAGCAACTGAATGTCTTTCGAACTGATTAATTGGTCATTTATATACACTTTTTCTATTCTTCCATCAAAAACCACATAAATGTGCTGCCATTTCCCGGCCAAACTCTTGGCATCTTTATAACCCACGTCTTCATACCAGCCGTAATGGTTCAACATACCACATCGTGGTTCTGTCCCGTTCACCAGCATGATTTTTTCCATTTCATCGTGTGAACTGGTAAAATCGGCCACGCATTCATTTTCCGCCAGTTCCGGGTTCAGCACCCACGCTTCCAAAGTGTAAGGCGCATTGTCACGAAGAGTGGCCGGCAACGTAAAGCTGGAGCGGAAGAACTGTTCGCCTTCAAAGCGGAAAGCCTTCTTTCCTTGCACTTCCTCCACCACTACCGGCGCCTTCTGTGCCTCGAAATAACCTTCCACTACACCCTTATTCGGGATATATGGTACCGTATCTCCTACGGCGAAATCTTCGGCTGTCATAGAGACCAACAATCCTTTCTTTACACGGTCGGAAGCCTCCACACGTACCAGTCCCACTGTCGCATCGTATGCTTTTTCCGCTTCTTCCTGCTTCCAGTTATAATACCGGAAATTCGTCACGGCCAGTTCCTGACCTGAAGCCTGAATCACCACTTTTCCACGTTGCACATAATCTTCTGCCGACTTGGAAGTCCAGCGGTTGTTTTCATATACCCAGACGGTAGCCGTATGTTCCTCTTTCGGATTGATGACCGGTGATTCGAATTCCAGTTGCGTACCCGGTGCCAGTACAATAGCCTCCTGCCCGGCTATACGCTTGCGGGAAACCTGTCCGGTCTTCAGTCGGAAGATACCGCCCAGCATACCGCCATCGTTCTTCCACTCCGTACCGTTCCAGTCCAAGCCTGAAAGGCCCATCCACAATTGAGGAGAGGCCGTTTCATACTCCCCAAACACCTTGATGTTCCACAACGCACCGGCAAAACCGTTTTTCTGTGTACCCGTGGTTGT includes:
- a CDS encoding alpha/beta fold hydrolase encodes the protein MKKILLFFIGSLFLVSTLHAQQTNLQRAATILQWMKDTQCDSIYACFDAKMQQAISSSQLKDMWTQVEQQLGPLEKEKEWKQDAIDGTVVYYTDLKFQRAPLRFLVAFNSENKVSGLRLLPVPPEEKPLVAPFDSTHLEESPIEVTTGNYKLPGILTRPKGKAHLPIVILVHGSGPQDRDGSIGPNKIYRDIAWGLAAKGIAVLRYDKRTYVYGKSSVPEGKEITPDEEVVEDAVSACQLAASLPFIDKRKVFLAGHSLGGLLAPLIATRCPSVTGLILLAAPSRPQDDILKEQIRYLGSLNGNTDETLLAQQYQQIKAAAPQIYWDYLDKYAPVMTACSLSIPMLFLQGERDYQVTMQDFAMWKLGMFGKTNATFQSYPTLNHCFMEGTGKSTPMEYNHPARVSGKVMEDIAKWVTQE
- a CDS encoding beta-L-arabinofuranosidase domain-containing protein, producing MKKLVISALLFSLIGGGAYAQKKTPAHGYPIDPVPFTSVKLTDSFWGQRLKASREVTIPLAFSKCEETGRYKNFEMAAHPSENNKVTGYSFDDTDVYKTIEGASYLLQTYPDEKLKKYIDSVLVIVAAAQEPDGYLYTARTMNPKHPHEWAGSKRWEKVEELSHEFYNLGHMIEGAIAHYQATGQRNFLDIAIRYADCVCREIGDKPGQQVRVPGHQIAEMALAKLYLVTGDQKYLDEAKFFLDKRGYTSRRDEYSQAHKPVIEQDEAVGHAVRAAYMYSGMADVAALTGDTAYVHAIDRIWENIVSKKLYITGGIGATNNGEAFGKNYELPNMSAYCETCAAIGNVYMNYRLFLLHGDSKYYDVLERTLYNGLISGVSLDGGAFFYPNPLESMGQHQRQPWFGCACCPSNICRFIPSVPGYVYAVKDKDVYVNLFIANNATLKVNGKKVTLSQTTSYPWNGDITLAVDRNSAGQFAMKIRIPGWVRNQVVPSDLYTYTDGSRPKYSVKVNGQEVKSDLEKGYLTIDRKWKKGDKVEIHFDMNVRTVRANGKVEADRGRVSVERGPIVYCAEWPDNDFDVLSVLMNRTPKFEVVEKPDLLYGINEIKTQAQTLEYDESGRLVAKDHTLTMIPYYAWAHRGAGNMAVWLPNEVSATRPVATPTLASKSKIDASHKVTSLSAITDGLVPKDENDRTIPYYHWWPKEGTTEWISYEFPEEMEVSSSTVYWFDDAPWGGCRVPKAWKIYYKDASGNWTPVQNISEYGVKKGNPNTVEFEPVKTKAVKLEVVQPDKNSSGLYEWEVK
- a CDS encoding S9 family peptidase translates to MLGSAACMPLFAQGTVEDYNRAYALREKYSMKQVLYAGVVPHWVEHTSSFWYVRQTEKGNEYVKVDAASAKRTALFDQQKMATALSEQSGRKVDAYHLPLQDCRLNASLDTLRFQLDGKFWAYSIKHNRLLDEGAVPPRGKERHWMEVDDEKNGGPVTSPDGKWVAFIKNDNVYAREVATGKEKQLSQDGTLSNYYSSYIQWSPDSKSVVSCRIRPVEKRYVYYVESSPADQSQPKLHKQEYAKPGDELRFKVPCIFEVESGRRLIPSTELFSHQYDLSAPMWNADSKGITFEYNERGHKVYRVLEMSAVDGKVRSLIEEKEEKYVNYPRIYRNYLSDGKRIIWSSERDNYNHLYMYDRATGKPLNQITKGEWYVRGVQYVDEANGVIYFSANGMNKNEDPYLIHYYRINFDGSNLVELTPEEGMHQCWYSPDYKYLVDVYSKVDQAPVAVLREAKNGKIRMQLEKADISALLANGWKAPEVFTAKGRDGKTDMWGVIYRPSNFNPSKKYPVIEYIYSGPGDQYVPKTFSSYNWWMTSLAELGFIVVQVDGMTTSFRSKEFEEVCYKNLKDAGLPDHIAWIKAAAQKYPYMDIDRVGIFGCSAGGQESTGAVLFHPEFYKAAYSACGCHDNRMDKIWWNELWMGYPVDESYSACSNVDNAYRLTRPLMLVVGELDDNVDPASTMQVVNALVKANKDFELVVIPGAHHTMGEDFGEHKRYDFFVRNLMGVTPPSWDKIKTGK
- a CDS encoding RagB/SusD family nutrient uptake outer membrane protein — protein: MKTTYKSLFVACMLAGSGLAITSCNDFLDLAPLDEVTPEVYFQSADQLGAYSISQYNSIFTAPSGWGQGAILTGDANTDNMVSGDASQSYFTKDYWKVSQSGDLGFSLIRYCNYFFENVLPKYEAGMYDSDLANAKHYIGEMYFIRAWVYFSRLKTYGDYPIVTEVVTDNKEDLIAHGTRMPRNEVADFILSDLDKAIGFLQDKGFAANNRINKQVAQLVKSRVALYEASFETYHKGTGRVPGDEGWPGAKLHPNYQFDVTAHVKNLLTQAMEAAKLVADGVTLTENTGVLDQDPLAPTTGWNPYFEMYNSQDLSGISEVLMWKAYGTVGSSNINHGVPAYIVTGGYNGLLKGYIESFLMEDGLPIYASSSEKPYMGDETLDNVKANRDGRLQLFVFGESNYLPILSTGNDEVHTYLPVLAPKRAGEMGDMTGYRMRKGESFDKTQNVYGKAQSTTGQILFRGVEAYLNYIEAQYMRDGKIDDTSEKYWKAVRKRAHVDSDYTKTIAATDMSKEAKGDWGAYSQGKLVDATIYNIRRERRCEFIGEGMRWDDLVRWSSMDQLVNNKFIPEGCNFWAKMYQTAIYDGEGYEATNVVTYIEGPTDAKANISSRSESTYIRPYRILSNNPVFDGYTWMNAHYNSPLPIREIELLSPDESVDTSVLYQTWGWPTVPNMEAEK